Proteins encoded in a region of the Armatimonadota bacterium genome:
- a CDS encoding DUF503 domain-containing protein — protein MVVGVLRLQLSLPGSTSLKDKRRLLRSLLDRLHQTFNVSAAEVDRQDSRRHAEVGISYVSSTSAHASAVLSRVLDLVERESEIVVTGVELEWR, from the coding sequence ATGGTCGTCGGCGTCCTGCGTCTGCAACTCAGCCTCCCCGGCAGCACTAGCCTGAAGGACAAGCGGCGTCTGCTGCGGAGCCTGCTGGACCGGCTGCACCAGACCTTCAACGTCTCCGCGGCCGAAGTGGACCGTCAGGACAGCCGCCGCCACGCCGAGGTGGGTATCAGTTACGTGAGCAGCACCTCCGCCCACGCCAGCGCCGTGCTCTCCCGGGTCCTGGACCTGGTGGAACGCGAATCCGAGATCGTGGTCACCGGCGTGGAGCTGGAATGGCGCTGA
- the rbfA gene encoding 30S ribosome-binding factor RbfA has translation MSHRPEKVEQFIKEEVMRILQREVRDPRIGFVSVTDVEVSVDLRHARVFVSVLGDPGAKTATMEGLHSASRYIRRALGRRLQMRYTPDLTFTLDESIERGSRVLKLLGEVKSAPDAHAARDDRGDPAHDA, from the coding sequence GTGAGCCATCGACCGGAGAAGGTGGAGCAGTTCATCAAAGAAGAAGTGATGCGGATCCTGCAGCGCGAGGTGCGCGATCCGCGGATCGGCTTCGTCTCGGTCACCGATGTCGAGGTCAGCGTGGACCTGCGCCACGCCCGCGTCTTCGTCAGCGTGCTCGGCGATCCCGGGGCCAAGACGGCGACGATGGAGGGGCTGCACAGCGCCTCGCGCTACATCCGCCGCGCCCTGGGGCGGCGGTTGCAGATGCGCTACACCCCCGACCTCACCTTCACCCTCGATGAGTCCATCGAACGCGGTTCGCGCGTCCTCAAGCTGCTCGGCGAAGTGAAGAGCGCTCCCGATGCCCACGCTGCCCGAGACGATCGCGGGGATCCTGCGCACGACGCCTGA
- a CDS encoding DHH family phosphoesterase translates to MPTLPETIAGILRTTPDALIVCHVAPDGDCLGSALALALACGQCGVQALVGSADGVPEVYRFLPGSDRILTAPPERACAVGVAVECSSLDRAGAFAEVLARSRTVINIDHHQSNTAFGDIVFHDPAAAAVGEQISEVIRAMAVPLTRELAQCLLTAIVTDTGRFGFPNTTPRTLRLAADLVAAGGSIPAVVERVYETRTAGGLRLLGASLQRLALAAEGRIAWTAVTPQMLQEAGAGADDVTGIVNLLRQIRGVQVALLFEVTPDGVRVGIRSRDGVRAHAIAEAFGGGGHAGAAGFTASGSLDDVVARTLAAAEKELHAAS, encoded by the coding sequence ATGCCCACGCTGCCCGAGACGATCGCGGGGATCCTGCGCACGACGCCTGACGCGCTCATCGTCTGCCACGTGGCGCCGGACGGGGACTGCCTGGGGTCCGCCCTGGCCCTGGCCCTGGCCTGCGGGCAGTGCGGCGTCCAGGCCCTGGTGGGCAGCGCGGACGGCGTGCCCGAGGTCTACCGCTTCCTGCCCGGCAGCGACCGGATCCTCACCGCCCCGCCCGAGCGGGCGTGCGCGGTGGGGGTGGCCGTGGAGTGCAGCTCCCTCGACCGCGCCGGCGCCTTCGCCGAGGTGCTGGCCCGGTCCCGGACCGTGATCAACATCGATCACCACCAGAGCAACACCGCCTTCGGCGACATCGTCTTCCACGATCCCGCGGCCGCGGCGGTCGGCGAGCAGATCTCCGAGGTGATCCGGGCGATGGCCGTCCCGCTGACCCGGGAACTGGCCCAGTGCCTGCTGACCGCGATCGTCACCGACACCGGCCGGTTCGGGTTTCCCAACACCACCCCGCGGACGCTGCGGCTGGCCGCCGACCTGGTCGCCGCCGGGGGGTCGATTCCGGCCGTCGTGGAGCGCGTCTATGAGACGCGCACGGCGGGGGGCCTCCGGCTGCTCGGCGCCTCGCTGCAACGGCTGGCGCTGGCCGCCGAGGGTCGGATCGCCTGGACGGCGGTGACCCCGCAGATGCTGCAGGAGGCCGGGGCCGGCGCGGACGACGTCACGGGCATCGTCAACCTGCTGCGCCAGATTCGCGGCGTGCAGGTTGCGCTGCTCTTTGAGGTAACGCCCGACGGCGTCCGTGTGGGCATCCGCTCGCGCGACGGCGTCCGGGCCCACGCCATCGCGGAGGCGTTCGGCGGCGGCGGCCACGCCGGCGCGGCCGGGTTCACCGCCAGTGGGTCGCTGGACGACGTCGTGGCCCGGACGCTGGCCGCGGCGGAGAAGGAGCTCCATGCCGCCTCCTGA
- the truB gene encoding tRNA pseudouridine(55) synthase TruB — MPPPDGILNVLKPVGMTSHDVVDAVRRLAGTRRVGHTGTLDPGASGVLVLVVGRATRLAEFVAVTDKEYLVEVTFGRATDTGDAYGATVAEHPTEGLTAERVREVLRSFMGEIEQVPPMASAVHVGGRRLYELRREGARVDVPPRRVTIYQLELVEFAAERPARGRLHITCSKGTYIRGLCHEIGTALGVGAHASFMVRTRVGRYLLEDAYALEELTPRSLEDALESPEAALADLPAVELTAVQRQAVVHGQPVPLFKVPGWQRLVQADLVRLRDARGLVALARVEQGVLKPFKVLREG; from the coding sequence ATGCCGCCTCCTGACGGCATCCTCAACGTGCTGAAGCCGGTGGGGATGACATCCCACGACGTGGTGGATGCGGTGCGGCGTCTTGCCGGCACGCGGCGCGTCGGCCACACCGGGACGCTCGATCCCGGCGCCTCGGGCGTCCTGGTCCTGGTCGTGGGCCGGGCCACCCGGCTGGCCGAGTTCGTGGCGGTGACGGACAAGGAGTACCTGGTGGAGGTGACCTTCGGCCGCGCCACCGACACGGGGGATGCCTACGGGGCGACGGTCGCAGAGCACCCTACGGAAGGTCTTACGGCGGAGCGGGTGCGGGAGGTCCTGCGGTCGTTCATGGGCGAGATCGAACAGGTTCCGCCCATGGCCTCCGCCGTCCACGTGGGGGGCAGACGGCTCTATGAGCTCCGCCGGGAGGGGGCCCGGGTGGACGTGCCGCCCCGACGGGTGACCATCTACCAGCTCGAGCTAGTGGAGTTTGCGGCGGAGCGTCCCGCCCGAGGGCGGCTCCACATCACCTGCTCCAAGGGCACCTATATCCGCGGACTGTGCCATGAGATCGGGACGGCGCTGGGGGTGGGCGCCCATGCCTCCTTCATGGTCCGCACCCGGGTCGGGCGCTACCTCCTGGAAGACGCCTACGCGCTGGAGGAGCTGACCCCCCGGTCGCTGGAGGATGCCCTGGAGTCGCCGGAGGCGGCCCTGGCCGATCTGCCCGCCGTGGAGCTCACCGCGGTGCAGCGCCAGGCCGTCGTGCACGGTCAGCCGGTTCCGCTGTTCAAGGTGCCCGGCTGGCAACGCCTGGTCCAGGCGGACCTGGTGCGCCTGCGCGACGCCCGGGGCCTGGTGGCGCTGGCCCGCGTCGAGCAGGGGGTGCTGAAACCCTTCAAAGTGCTGCGGGAGGGCTGA
- a CDS encoding bifunctional riboflavin kinase/FAD synthetase, with protein sequence MEVVRDLAAFPRQRVPVALALGTFDGVHRGHQALLQAAVRLAREVGGRAAAITFDPHPLTVIAPPPEPFLLTTLDERLTLLAAQGIDLTVVVRFDEALRRIDAAGWMAMLERHVGMQHLLCGDNYTFGRDRGGTAELLRRWAEARGVRVHVIAPVHVGGTLVSSTLIRRLLRSGEVREAARYLGRWYRLGGRVGRGDARGRRLGFPTANLVPRDDKLVPAGGIYAALAHLGSARYAAAVSIGTRPTFGPGALVVEAYLLDFSGDLYDQELEVEFVQRLRDEIAFTSEEALIRQIGEDVEETRRLLEAPVDPA encoded by the coding sequence ATGGAGGTCGTCCGGGACCTTGCCGCCTTTCCGCGCCAGCGCGTCCCGGTGGCCCTGGCCCTGGGCACCTTCGACGGCGTGCACCGCGGGCATCAGGCCCTCCTGCAGGCCGCCGTGCGTCTGGCCAGGGAGGTGGGCGGCCGCGCCGCGGCGATCACCTTCGACCCGCACCCGCTGACGGTGATCGCTCCGCCTCCGGAACCCTTCCTGCTCACGACCCTGGACGAGCGGTTGACGCTGCTGGCGGCGCAGGGCATCGACCTGACCGTGGTAGTCAGGTTCGATGAAGCGCTGCGGCGGATCGACGCGGCGGGCTGGATGGCCATGCTGGAACGGCACGTCGGCATGCAGCACCTCCTCTGCGGGGACAACTACACCTTCGGACGGGATCGGGGCGGCACGGCCGAGCTGTTGCGGCGGTGGGCGGAGGCGCGGGGCGTCCGGGTACATGTGATCGCGCCGGTGCATGTCGGGGGGACGCTGGTGAGCAGCACGCTGATCCGGCGGCTGCTGCGCTCCGGAGAGGTGCGCGAGGCGGCCCGGTATCTGGGCCGGTGGTATCGGCTGGGGGGCCGGGTGGGGCGGGGCGACGCCCGAGGACGGCGGCTGGGGTTTCCCACCGCGAATCTCGTGCCCCGGGACGACAAGCTCGTCCCCGCCGGCGGGATCTACGCCGCCCTGGCCCACCTCGGGAGCGCCCGGTACGCGGCCGCGGTGAGCATCGGCACGCGTCCCACCTTCGGACCGGGCGCGCTGGTGGTGGAGGCGTATCTGCTGGATTTCTCCGGCGACCTCTACGATCAGGAGCTCGAGGTGGAGTTCGTGCAACGGCTGCGCGACGAGATTGCCTTCACCTCCGAGGAGGCGCTCATCAGGCAGATCGGAGAGGACGTGGAGGAGACCCGCCGCCTGCTGGAGGCGCCGGTGGACCCGGCCTGA
- the rpsO gene encoding 30S ribosomal protein S15, giving the protein MALPKTKKTEIVDRHRRHETDTGSPEVQIALLTERINQLTEHLALHKKDIHSRRGLLKMVGQRRRLLSYLQQTDLPRYRQLVESLGLRR; this is encoded by the coding sequence GTGGCCTTGCCCAAGACGAAGAAGACCGAGATCGTGGACCGTCACCGCAGGCACGAAACCGACACCGGGTCCCCGGAAGTGCAGATCGCGTTGCTCACCGAGCGCATCAACCAGCTCACGGAGCATCTGGCTTTGCACAAGAAGGACATCCACTCCCGGCGCGGGCTGCTGAAGATGGTCGGCCAGCGCCGCCGGCTGCTCAGTTACCTGCAGCAGACCGACCTTCCCCGGTACCGGCAGCTGGTCGAGTCCCTTGGACTGCGCCGGTGA